The Halosimplex litoreum genome has a window encoding:
- the sdhC gene encoding succinate dehydrogenase, cytochrome b556 subunit produces MSGTYDRGAVEDFGRWREFQPGMWAWIFHKFTGWVLVGYLFTHIAVLSTATGGEVLYTNTLQGLEELLIVRVLEVGLLSVAVFHILNGVRLLFVDLGFGLENQDKSFYASLVVTAAIVVASVPTFLAGV; encoded by the coding sequence ATGAGCGGAACGTACGACCGCGGAGCGGTCGAGGATTTCGGCCGGTGGCGGGAGTTCCAGCCGGGCATGTGGGCCTGGATCTTCCACAAGTTCACCGGTTGGGTGCTCGTCGGCTACCTCTTTACGCATATCGCCGTGTTGAGCACCGCGACGGGTGGCGAGGTGCTGTACACGAACACGCTCCAGGGACTGGAAGAACTGCTGATCGTCCGTGTGCTGGAGGTCGGCCTCCTGTCGGTGGCCGTCTTCCACATCCTCAACGGGGTTCGGCTGCTGTTCGTCGACCTCGGGTTCGGACTCGAAAATCAGGACAAGAGCTTCTACGCGTCGCTCGTCGTGACGGCCGCCATCGTCGTCGCGAGCGTGCCGACGTTCCTCGCGGGGGTGTAA
- a CDS encoding succinylglutamate desuccinylase/aspartoacylase family protein, whose protein sequence is MDEAEPFTYDGGRVDPGERTNVRYTVSETYLGDPVRIPVTVVVGEEPGPTAFLSAAAHGDELNGVEVVREVAHEWDLDDLRGTLICLPVLNVPGFIAQERYLPVYDRDLNRSFPGKAGSTSAKRMARRIFDNFVAPCDVGLDLHTSTRGRTNMLHVRADMADSSVARVAKAFASNVIIDGQGPEGTLRREASEAGTATVTVEMGEAHRFQREFIDRALVGVESVLAEFGILPTERVRWPGWRTIVEGSSEKTWLRADAGGLVDMHAARGGVVREGETICTIANPFKTERTHVEAPFTGLLVGILENPVVYPGNPLCHLVKLDGDTLDAIERSDGTGSPRDPTSPTVAE, encoded by the coding sequence ATGGACGAGGCCGAGCCGTTCACCTACGACGGCGGTCGGGTCGACCCGGGTGAACGGACAAACGTGCGCTACACCGTCAGCGAGACCTACCTCGGCGACCCCGTCAGGATCCCCGTGACGGTCGTCGTCGGGGAAGAGCCCGGACCCACCGCCTTCCTCAGCGCCGCCGCCCACGGCGACGAGCTCAACGGCGTCGAGGTCGTCCGCGAGGTCGCCCACGAGTGGGACCTGGACGACCTCCGGGGGACGCTCATCTGTCTCCCCGTACTGAACGTGCCCGGCTTCATCGCACAGGAGCGCTACCTCCCCGTCTACGACCGCGACCTGAATCGCTCGTTCCCCGGCAAAGCGGGGTCGACCAGCGCCAAGCGGATGGCCCGACGCATCTTCGACAACTTCGTCGCGCCCTGTGACGTGGGGCTGGACCTGCACACCTCCACCCGCGGCCGGACGAACATGCTCCACGTCCGTGCCGACATGGCCGACTCGTCGGTCGCCCGCGTCGCGAAGGCGTTCGCCTCGAACGTCATCATCGACGGACAGGGCCCCGAAGGGACGCTCCGCCGGGAAGCCAGCGAGGCCGGCACCGCCACGGTCACCGTCGAGATGGGCGAAGCCCACCGCTTCCAGCGGGAGTTCATCGACCGAGCCCTGGTCGGCGTCGAGAGCGTCCTCGCCGAGTTCGGCATCCTGCCGACCGAACGGGTCCGCTGGCCCGGCTGGCGGACGATCGTCGAAGGATCCAGCGAGAAGACGTGGCTGCGTGCCGACGCGGGCGGTCTCGTCGATATGCACGCCGCCCGCGGCGGCGTCGTCCGCGAGGGCGAGACGATCTGCACGATCGCCAACCCGTTCAAGACCGAACGCACCCACGTCGAGGCGCCCTTCACTGGACTGCTCGTCGGTATCCTCGAGAACCCCGTCGTCTACCCCGGCAATCCGCTCTGTCACCTCGTCAAACTCGACGGCGACACGCTCGACGCGATCGAACGCAGCGACGGGACGGGTTCGCCACGGGACCCGACGTCGCCCACCGTCGCCGAGTGA
- a CDS encoding FAD-binding protein translates to MHEHDVLVVGAGGAGLRAAIAAHEEGADVAMVTKLHPVRSHTGAAEGGINAALHPEDSWELHAYDTMKGSDYLGDAPAVETFAQDAPDEVIQLEHWGMPFSREEDGTVSQRPFGGLSHPRTTYAGAETGHHLLHTMYEQVVKRGITVYEEQQVLDLAVTDHDDVEDRECHGVVAYDIASGEIQGYRATNGVILATGGPGQVFDHTTNAVANTGDGYAMAYRAGVPLEDMEFVQFHPTTLPSTGVLISEGVRGEGGILYNDEEERLMFEYGYANNDGELASRDVVSRAELTEVNEGRGIEDEYVHLDMRHLGEERILDRLENILHLAEDFEGVDGLDEPMPVKPGQHYQMGGVECDENGHTCIDGLYAAGETACVSLHGANRLGGNALPELLVFGARAGKHAAGGDMKEAEISTGPSAKSEAGDLSEEVEIGAVDAGNRSVAADGAAIDAGTVVDAEVQRQEERVDRLLEDEGVNHAQVREDIQQTMTANVNVFRREDNLVEALDDIREARERYQHVAASDPSRTYNTDLMHTMETRNIIDIAEAIAVGALAREEFRGAHWREQYQERRDEEWLKHTMLAWNDGNPELYYKPVLLEAEKEYEPKERSY, encoded by the coding sequence ATGCACGAACACGACGTACTCGTCGTCGGCGCGGGCGGCGCAGGCCTGCGCGCGGCGATCGCGGCACACGAAGAGGGAGCGGACGTGGCGATGGTCACGAAGCTCCACCCCGTCCGGAGCCACACCGGGGCGGCCGAGGGCGGCATCAACGCCGCTCTGCACCCGGAGGACTCCTGGGAGCTACACGCCTACGACACGATGAAGGGCTCGGACTACCTCGGGGACGCCCCCGCGGTCGAGACCTTCGCTCAGGACGCTCCGGACGAGGTCATCCAGCTCGAACACTGGGGGATGCCCTTCTCCCGCGAGGAGGACGGCACCGTCTCCCAGCGACCGTTCGGCGGCCTCAGCCACCCCCGCACGACCTACGCCGGCGCCGAGACCGGCCACCACCTGCTCCACACGATGTACGAGCAGGTCGTCAAACGGGGTATCACCGTCTACGAGGAACAGCAGGTACTCGACCTGGCGGTGACCGACCACGACGACGTCGAGGACCGCGAGTGTCACGGCGTCGTCGCCTACGACATCGCCAGCGGCGAGATCCAGGGCTACCGCGCCACCAACGGCGTCATCCTCGCCACCGGCGGCCCCGGCCAGGTGTTCGACCACACCACCAACGCCGTCGCCAACACCGGCGACGGCTACGCGATGGCCTACCGCGCGGGCGTCCCGCTGGAGGACATGGAGTTCGTCCAGTTCCACCCGACGACGCTGCCCTCTACCGGGGTTCTGATCTCCGAGGGGGTCCGCGGTGAGGGCGGCATCCTCTACAACGACGAGGAGGAGCGGCTGATGTTCGAGTACGGCTACGCGAACAACGACGGCGAACTCGCCTCCCGCGACGTGGTCTCGCGGGCCGAACTGACGGAGGTCAACGAGGGCCGCGGTATCGAGGACGAGTACGTCCACCTCGACATGCGTCACCTCGGTGAGGAGCGTATCCTCGACCGCCTCGAGAACATCCTCCACCTCGCGGAGGACTTCGAGGGCGTCGACGGCCTCGACGAGCCGATGCCGGTCAAACCCGGCCAGCACTACCAGATGGGCGGCGTCGAGTGCGACGAGAACGGCCACACCTGCATCGACGGCCTCTACGCGGCCGGCGAGACCGCCTGCGTCTCGCTGCACGGGGCCAACCGCCTCGGCGGCAACGCCCTGCCCGAACTGCTCGTGTTCGGCGCCCGCGCCGGCAAGCACGCCGCGGGCGGCGACATGAAAGAGGCCGAGATATCGACGGGTCCCTCGGCCAAGAGCGAGGCCGGCGACCTCTCCGAGGAAGTCGAGATCGGCGCCGTCGACGCCGGTAACCGGAGTGTCGCCGCGGACGGCGCGGCGATCGACGCCGGGACGGTCGTCGACGCCGAAGTCCAGCGCCAGGAAGAACGGGTCGACCGCCTCCTCGAAGACGAGGGCGTCAACCACGCGCAGGTCCGCGAGGACATCCAGCAGACGATGACGGCCAACGTCAACGTCTTCCGCCGCGAGGACAACCTCGTAGAGGCGCTGGACGACATCCGCGAGGCGCGCGAGCGCTACCAGCACGTCGCCGCCTCGGACCCCTCGCGCACCTACAACACCGACCTGATGCACACGATGGAGACCCGCAACATCATCGACATCGCCGAAGCCATCGCGGTCGGCGCCCTCGCACGCGAGGAGTTCCGCGGGGCCCACTGGCGCGAGCAGTATCAGGAGCGCCGGGACGAGGAGTGGCTCAAACACACCATGCTCGCCTGGAACGACGGCAACCCCGAGCTGTACTACAAGCCCGTGCTCCTCGAAGCCGAGAAGGAGTACGAGCCCAAGGAACGCAGCTACTAG
- a CDS encoding alpha/beta fold hydrolase domain-containing protein has protein sequence MQFTEFGDGDVRVLFVLGWGNRTHHENVRWLVDELVDAGYTVDVGEIPDHGSDFEAGYVRPTQRHHDATGPDRILSHSTGGLVAAHLDSPARRVYLSPWWGMADEGLLGRVAAALPTDRPVVPVPFEEGALGDLATERQRVEGPDRIAPAFLRAVADAQSRLPDFRDDSVVFCSLRDQVVGVDAIGDHAPAERTVLYDGGHELFSSSSRERTVEWLLAVLGEGPGALTGPVRTSAGSER, from the coding sequence GTGCAGTTCACCGAGTTCGGCGACGGCGACGTGCGCGTCCTCTTCGTCCTGGGCTGGGGCAATCGGACCCACCACGAGAACGTCCGGTGGCTGGTCGACGAGCTGGTCGACGCCGGCTACACCGTCGACGTGGGCGAGATTCCGGACCACGGGAGCGACTTCGAGGCGGGGTACGTCCGCCCGACCCAGCGACACCACGACGCCACCGGGCCCGACCGGATCCTCTCGCACAGCACCGGCGGACTGGTCGCCGCACACCTCGACTCGCCCGCTCGACGAGTGTATCTCAGTCCCTGGTGGGGGATGGCCGACGAGGGTCTCCTCGGACGGGTCGCCGCCGCGCTGCCCACCGACCGGCCGGTCGTTCCCGTTCCCTTCGAGGAGGGAGCGCTCGGCGACCTCGCGACGGAACGCCAGCGCGTCGAGGGGCCCGACCGGATCGCGCCGGCGTTCCTGCGGGCCGTCGCCGACGCCCAGTCGCGACTGCCAGACTTCCGCGACGACAGCGTGGTCTTCTGCTCGCTCCGGGACCAGGTCGTCGGCGTCGACGCGATCGGTGACCACGCCCCGGCCGAGCGCACCGTGCTCTACGACGGCGGCCACGAACTGTTCTCCTCGTCGTCGCGCGAACGGACCGTCGAGTGGCTGTTGGCCGTCCTCGGCGAGGGCCCCGGCGCGCTGACTGGCCCGGTTCGAACCAGCGCGGGGTCGGAGCGGTGA
- a CDS encoding succinate dehydrogenase/fumarate reductase iron-sulfur subunit gives MSTQIEQEQTEEQTEAETAEPAEQSPQERRLSEKKARAEAREREEQAREEVRDADDTVQIKVFRYDPEVEGKSEPRFDDFSVPFFKGMTVLDALIYARDHYDSSLTFRHSCRQAVCGSDALFVNGQQRLGCKTQMADLEGPVRIEPLPHQDVVKDLVVDMEHFYEQMEAVEPYFQPDELPEGEREEQRQSPENREKVKMSTRCIWCGACMSSCNIAAGDNEYLGPAAINKAYRFAMDEREGEIQKEDRLEIIEQEHGVWRCQTQFSCTEVCPKDIPLTEHIQELKREAVKSNLKFW, from the coding sequence ATGAGCACACAAATCGAACAAGAGCAGACAGAAGAGCAGACCGAGGCCGAGACGGCCGAACCGGCCGAGCAGTCGCCCCAGGAACGGCGCCTCTCGGAGAAGAAGGCCCGCGCCGAAGCCCGCGAACGCGAGGAGCAGGCCCGCGAGGAGGTCCGGGACGCCGACGACACCGTCCAGATCAAGGTGTTCCGCTACGACCCGGAGGTCGAGGGCAAGTCCGAGCCGCGCTTCGACGACTTCTCGGTCCCCTTCTTCAAGGGGATGACCGTCCTCGACGCGCTGATCTACGCTCGGGACCACTACGACTCGTCGCTGACCTTCCGCCACTCCTGCCGACAGGCGGTCTGTGGCTCCGACGCGCTGTTCGTCAACGGCCAGCAACGACTCGGGTGCAAGACCCAGATGGCCGACCTCGAAGGACCGGTTCGCATCGAGCCGCTCCCCCACCAGGACGTGGTGAAGGACCTGGTCGTGGACATGGAGCACTTCTACGAGCAGATGGAGGCCGTCGAGCCGTACTTCCAGCCCGACGAGCTCCCGGAGGGCGAGCGCGAGGAGCAGCGCCAGTCCCCCGAGAACCGCGAGAAGGTCAAGATGTCCACGCGGTGTATCTGGTGTGGCGCCTGCATGTCCTCGTGTAACATCGCGGCGGGAGACAACGAGTATCTCGGCCCGGCGGCCATCAACAAGGCGTACCGGTTCGCGATGGACGAGCGGGAAGGCGAGATCCAGAAGGAAGACCGACTGGAGATCATCGAGCAGGAACACGGCGTCTGGCGCTGTCAGACCCAGTTCTCCTGCACCGAGGTGTGCCCGAAGGACATCCCGCTGACCGAGCACATCCAGGAGCTGAAGCGCGAAGCAGTCAAGTCGAACCTCAAATTCTGGTAA
- a CDS encoding putative ATP-dependent zinc protease, translated as MTTSDSVSVGVLSLHNSKETKAILNAVDALGHHPEWLRRENTTIRVEGSEPKLEPDVDVIANRLLLSKSTEPCEEMGLANTFEQFVPMLNEPAKTLTSMHKVASAVALSEADVQVPDALLALSSDRLNFEREQFGEEAVYKTAIGTNGGGTWKVDATERVNARVGNRYAFLQKLLDRGDVPTRDLRVYVVGGEVVGSMFRYAPDDEWRTNVALGGRVEDAAGEVDDAVIETARTAVEAVGLDYAGVDLMEGEDGWYVLEVNPTAGFKGLFDATGTSPAPYIAQRAIERAGGSVDRDRVEELSGLLDDSVPACKPPSVNSGAADSLVIGYTEEVLISGTKGSESVVAKSDTGATRTSIDTRLAADIGAGPIKSITKVRSGSNKSSKSRPLVDVVVGVGGTRHTVTASVEDRSHMNYPVILGRDILGDYQVDVSRQADNESDSEIESEE; from the coding sequence ATGACGACTTCTGACTCGGTTTCGGTGGGGGTGTTGAGCCTGCACAACAGCAAGGAGACGAAAGCGATCCTCAACGCCGTCGACGCGCTGGGCCACCACCCCGAGTGGCTACGCCGGGAGAACACGACGATACGCGTCGAGGGGTCGGAGCCGAAACTCGAACCCGACGTAGACGTGATCGCCAACCGACTCCTCCTGTCGAAGTCGACCGAACCCTGCGAGGAGATGGGGCTGGCCAACACCTTCGAACAGTTCGTCCCGATGCTCAACGAACCGGCGAAGACGCTCACGTCGATGCACAAGGTGGCCTCGGCGGTCGCGCTCTCGGAGGCCGACGTGCAGGTACCCGACGCCCTGCTCGCCCTGTCTTCCGACCGGCTGAACTTCGAACGCGAGCAGTTCGGCGAGGAAGCGGTGTACAAGACCGCCATCGGAACCAACGGCGGCGGCACGTGGAAGGTCGACGCCACCGAGCGGGTCAACGCCCGCGTCGGCAACCGCTACGCGTTCCTCCAGAAGCTGCTCGACCGGGGTGACGTGCCGACGCGCGACCTCCGCGTCTACGTCGTCGGCGGCGAGGTCGTCGGCTCGATGTTCCGCTACGCGCCCGACGACGAGTGGCGGACCAACGTCGCCCTGGGCGGCCGCGTCGAGGACGCCGCCGGCGAAGTCGACGACGCAGTCATCGAGACGGCACGGACGGCGGTCGAGGCCGTCGGTCTGGACTACGCCGGCGTCGACCTCATGGAGGGTGAAGACGGCTGGTACGTCCTCGAAGTCAACCCCACCGCGGGCTTCAAGGGCCTGTTCGACGCGACCGGGACGAGCCCGGCCCCCTACATCGCCCAGCGAGCCATCGAGCGCGCCGGCGGCAGCGTCGACCGCGACCGGGTCGAGGAGCTGTCGGGCCTCCTCGACGACTCGGTGCCCGCCTGCAAACCGCCCTCTGTCAACTCCGGGGCCGCCGACTCGCTCGTCATCGGCTACACCGAGGAAGTCCTGATCAGCGGGACGAAAGGCTCGGAGTCGGTGGTCGCCAAGTCCGACACCGGCGCGACCCGAACCAGCATCGATACCCGTCTCGCCGCCGACATCGGTGCCGGCCCGATCAAGTCGATCACGAAGGTCCGCTCGGGCTCGAACAAGTCCTCGAAGAGTCGTCCGCTCGTCGACGTGGTCGTCGGCGTCGGCGGCACCCGCCACACCGTCACCGCCAGCGTCGAGGACCGCAGCCACATGAACTACCCCGTCATCCTCGGCCGCGACATCCTCGGCGACTACCAGGTCGACGTCTCCCGGCAGGCCGACAACGAGTCCGACTCCGAGATCGAATCAGAGGAGTAG
- a CDS encoding DUF420 domain-containing protein: MNVREHVPAVSGILSVVALGLVFAAALQAIPQSLLPRAPDAVLEAIPHVNAIVSATAIGTIVVGVRAIRRGDVARHRAAMLSTTGLFALFLVAYLYRVALLGPSDFSGPPLVEGVIYPGILAVHILLAIVCVPLVIYVLLLALTHSIPELRETRHPTVGRIAAALWLISFTLGVVVYLMLYVLF; this comes from the coding sequence ATGAACGTCAGGGAGCACGTCCCCGCGGTCTCCGGTATCCTCTCGGTCGTCGCGCTCGGACTCGTCTTCGCGGCGGCACTGCAGGCGATCCCACAGAGTTTGCTACCGCGAGCACCCGACGCGGTGCTCGAAGCGATCCCGCACGTCAACGCTATCGTGAGCGCGACGGCGATCGGAACCATCGTCGTCGGCGTCCGAGCGATCCGCAGGGGCGACGTGGCCCGCCACCGCGCGGCGATGCTGTCGACGACCGGCCTGTTCGCTCTGTTCCTCGTCGCGTATCTCTACCGGGTCGCCCTGCTGGGCCCGAGCGACTTCTCCGGCCCGCCGCTGGTCGAGGGCGTTATCTACCCCGGGATCCTCGCCGTCCATATCCTCCTCGCTATCGTCTGCGTGCCGCTCGTGATCTACGTTCTCCTGTTGGCCCTGACCCACTCGATACCAGAGTTGCGCGAGACGCGCCACCCGACCGTCGGCCGCATCGCCGCGGCGCTGTGGCTGATATCCTTTACCCTCGGCGTCGTCGTCTACCTCATGCTGTACGTGTTGTTCTGA
- the gdhB gene encoding glutamate dehydrogenase GdhB, with the protein MSSDTPPQSTADSTEPRVEDSESALATARRQLRRAASLVDVDPNVVERFLHPDAVHEVTVPIERDDGSVEVFRGFRAQHDSVRGPYKGGIRFHPEVSREESIGLAMWMTWKCAVMDIPFGGAKGGVVVDPKELSEDERERLTRRFTDEIRNVIGPTTDIPAPDMGTDAETMSWMMDAYSMQEAETIPGVVTGKPPVIGGSEGRAEAPGRSVAIVTREVAEYYDTPLAEATVAVQGFGSVGANAARLLDDWGATVVAVSDVTGAAYDPDGLDTRSIPSHEEQPEAVAAHADRTIPNGELLELDVDVLVPAAVGNAITEANVSEVRADVVVEGANGPVSFAADEILADRGVSVIPDILANAGGVTVSYFEWLQDINRRSWSAERVNEELETEMLAAFEAVADEFESSDGTWRDAAYAVALSRIAEAHEARGLWP; encoded by the coding sequence ATGTCTTCCGACACACCACCGCAGTCGACAGCCGATAGTACCGAACCCCGGGTCGAGGACTCGGAGTCGGCGCTTGCGACGGCCCGCCGTCAGCTGCGGCGGGCGGCCTCGCTGGTCGACGTCGATCCGAACGTCGTCGAACGGTTCCTCCACCCCGACGCGGTCCACGAGGTGACCGTGCCGATCGAGCGCGACGACGGGAGCGTCGAGGTGTTCCGCGGCTTCCGCGCCCAGCACGACAGCGTCCGCGGGCCGTACAAGGGCGGGATACGGTTCCATCCGGAGGTCTCCCGCGAGGAGTCCATCGGCCTCGCCATGTGGATGACCTGGAAGTGCGCGGTAATGGACATCCCCTTCGGCGGCGCGAAGGGTGGCGTCGTCGTCGACCCCAAGGAGCTGAGCGAAGACGAGCGCGAGCGCCTGACCCGACGGTTCACCGACGAGATCCGCAACGTCATCGGGCCGACGACGGACATCCCCGCGCCCGACATGGGGACCGACGCCGAGACGATGTCGTGGATGATGGACGCCTACAGCATGCAGGAGGCCGAGACTATCCCGGGCGTCGTCACCGGGAAGCCGCCGGTCATCGGCGGTAGCGAGGGCCGCGCCGAGGCGCCGGGCCGGAGCGTCGCCATCGTGACCCGTGAGGTCGCCGAATACTACGACACGCCGCTCGCCGAGGCGACCGTCGCCGTGCAGGGGTTCGGGAGCGTCGGCGCGAACGCCGCGCGGTTGCTCGACGACTGGGGCGCGACGGTCGTCGCCGTGAGCGACGTGACGGGTGCCGCCTACGACCCCGACGGCCTCGACACGCGCTCGATCCCGTCCCACGAGGAGCAACCCGAAGCCGTCGCGGCCCACGCCGACCGCACCATCCCGAACGGCGAACTGCTGGAACTCGACGTGGACGTGCTCGTTCCTGCCGCCGTCGGCAACGCCATCACCGAGGCGAACGTCTCGGAGGTCCGGGCGGACGTCGTCGTCGAGGGCGCGAACGGGCCGGTGTCGTTCGCCGCGGACGAGATACTCGCCGACCGCGGCGTGTCGGTGATTCCGGACATCCTCGCGAACGCCGGCGGCGTGACCGTCTCCTACTTCGAGTGGCTCCAGGACATCAACCGCCGATCGTGGTCCGCCGAGCGCGTCAACGAGGAACTGGAGACCGAGATGCTCGCGGCGTTCGAGGCCGTCGCCGACGAGTTCGAATCGAGCGACGGCACCTGGCGCGACGCCGCCTACGCCGTCGCGCTCTCCCGCATCGCCGAGGCACACGAGGCGCGCGGGCTCTGGCCCTGA
- a CDS encoding rubrerythrin-like domain-containing protein, with the protein MPHHQDVADDAETKSTYECLVCGTIVKAESHPGECSECDGEFQNRAMSLE; encoded by the coding sequence GTGCCCCACCATCAGGACGTCGCCGACGACGCGGAGACGAAATCGACCTACGAGTGTCTCGTCTGCGGGACCATCGTGAAGGCGGAGTCGCATCCGGGCGAGTGTTCGGAGTGCGACGGCGAGTTCCAGAATCGCGCGATGTCGCTGGAGTAG
- a CDS encoding succinate dehydrogenase hydrophobic membrane anchor subunit translates to MAQHYSSFERGGVKWLFQRLTAVFLVGVLAFHFFLLHFVNHAAEITFAGTEARMSQVGYFATMWLFLVTATFHGVNGVYNALVNQGLSGTRKTAVGAVLTLASIALIVQGTRVALAMTDLL, encoded by the coding sequence ATGGCACAGCACTACTCGTCGTTCGAGCGCGGCGGCGTCAAGTGGCTCTTCCAGCGACTGACGGCGGTCTTCCTGGTCGGGGTTCTCGCCTTCCACTTCTTCCTGCTGCACTTCGTCAACCACGCCGCCGAGATCACCTTCGCCGGCACCGAGGCGCGGATGAGCCAGGTCGGCTACTTCGCGACGATGTGGCTGTTCCTCGTCACCGCGACCTTCCACGGCGTCAACGGCGTCTACAACGCCCTCGTCAATCAGGGCCTGAGCGGCACTCGCAAGACGGCAGTCGGGGCCGTTTTGACGCTGGCGAGCATAGCACTGATCGTCCAGGGAACCCGCGTGGCACTCGCGATGACCGACCTACTATGA
- a CDS encoding Gfo/Idh/MocA family protein, producing the protein MTYTVAVVGTGPDPENPTVEGFAMGYRHAESFENDDRCEVVACADIVPENAEAFGRTFDLPEGNLFEDYEAMLDAVEPDVVTVAVPPAIHEDVVVDCARSGVVSAIHAEKPMAHTWGSARRMAEACWRRDVQLTFNRQRRFGKPFREAKRLIDDGAIGDLQRIETTWSDLYDTGAHTIDLTGMFADEAEPEWVIAQIDYREEDVRFGMHQENQAWALWEYETGVQGVISGGEGSDFADAAHVIRGTDGEIRIDSETGNMLEIRRAGEGSWEAIDVDGEDLHSAHAEGRQYGSEYIDRAASEVVDALAEGRESELGVKNGLKTAEIIFGAYESARKRGRVDFPLEAEDNAFEALVGAGELEYAPDAVDETDD; encoded by the coding sequence ATGACGTACACCGTCGCCGTCGTCGGAACGGGGCCCGACCCGGAGAACCCGACCGTCGAGGGGTTCGCGATGGGCTACCGCCACGCCGAATCGTTCGAGAACGACGACCGCTGTGAGGTCGTCGCCTGTGCGGACATCGTCCCGGAGAACGCCGAGGCGTTCGGGCGAACGTTCGACCTCCCCGAAGGGAACCTCTTCGAAGACTACGAGGCGATGCTCGACGCCGTCGAGCCCGACGTCGTGACCGTCGCGGTCCCGCCGGCGATCCACGAGGACGTGGTCGTCGACTGCGCCCGCAGCGGCGTCGTCTCGGCGATCCACGCCGAGAAACCGATGGCACACACCTGGGGGTCGGCCCGCCGGATGGCCGAGGCCTGCTGGCGTCGCGACGTCCAGCTCACGTTCAACCGACAGCGACGCTTCGGCAAGCCGTTCCGCGAGGCGAAACGGCTGATCGACGACGGGGCGATCGGCGACCTCCAGCGGATCGAGACCACGTGGAGCGACCTCTACGACACCGGTGCCCACACCATCGACCTGACGGGGATGTTCGCCGACGAGGCCGAACCCGAGTGGGTCATCGCACAGATCGACTACCGCGAGGAAGACGTGCGCTTCGGCATGCATCAGGAGAACCAGGCCTGGGCGCTCTGGGAGTACGAGACCGGCGTCCAGGGCGTTATCTCCGGCGGGGAAGGGAGCGACTTCGCCGACGCCGCCCACGTGATCCGCGGGACCGACGGCGAGATCCGAATCGACAGCGAGACGGGCAACATGCTGGAGATCCGCCGCGCCGGCGAGGGGTCGTGGGAGGCTATCGACGTGGACGGCGAGGATCTCCACAGCGCCCACGCCGAGGGCCGACAGTACGGCAGCGAGTACATCGACCGCGCGGCCAGTGAGGTCGTCGACGCACTCGCCGAGGGCCGCGAGTCCGAACTCGGCGTCAAAAACGGCCTCAAGACCGCCGAGATCATCTTCGGCGCCTACGAGTCCGCCCGGAAGCGCGGCCGCGTCGACTTCCCGCTCGAGGCCGAGGACAACGCTTTCGAGGCGCTCGTCGGAGCCGGGGAACTGGAATACGCTCCCGACGCAGTGGACGAGACCGACGACTGA